In Daphnia magna isolate NIES linkage group LG5, ASM2063170v1.1, whole genome shotgun sequence, the sequence ATGAAAGATGCTGAAAAGATGAAACACCACAGTCTTAACTCTAATTTCAAGAGAGAAATGGCTGATATGGAAGAAGACAGTGATGACCATATTGATCTGGAAACAAATTCAGATAGTGAAGCTGATGTTGATGTAGCAGGTCCTTCTGACCCTCCACACTTTTTAGGGAACACTAAACAACCTTCACTATATCTTCTTGAAAAtgccaagaaaaaaattgtgttgaAAGATGGGAAATTGGTAGCCGCCCGGCAGAAAGCGCAACGCAAGGATAAAGGGGTATGGTGATATATTCGCATTTGTTTGCAAAGCAGTATCTTATggtaaattttagaaaacgAGATTCACAGCGTACATGCTTTGGTCGAAAGAAATGCGGCCAGTCGTGAGCCGTCAAAACCCTGATCTCAGTAAGTGTTATTGAAACCTaattcagaagaagaagaatttttatCCTTGTTCTGCGTTACAGAGTTCGACCTAGTATCCAAACGACTAGGAGAACTTTGGTCTACTGTCTCTCAAGCGGAACGGATGGTATTGTGTAGCTTCCCTCTTAATCACAAGATGTAGTCTAAGAATTTTCAATTTAGACATGGAAACGGCGAGCAATGCGCCAAGGAACAAAATCTTCTGGCGGCATGATTTCTACAGGAACGAAACCGCAACCCATCAACCGAATCAAAACAACCGTATCGTCCAAACGTGTCTTCGCAGGTatcaaaataatattttcacCATTTAATATTCTCGTAATCAACAGGTCTTAACTTCAGGGGCTCGTAGTACAGCCAAGCCGCTCAGTCCACCGAAGCAGCGCTTCGCTAGCTCTGAGGGATTTGAAAATGTTACCATGTATGAAACCAAGAAAATTATAGGTCCAAAATGTAAACTAATGAATGTCTAAACCTTTTTCCAGTGCGGAGAATGAAAGTTCCACGCTTACCTCGCCGCCCATGATTGTGCAGCCGAGAGCTCATGAACTGGAACCACTAGATGTAGCGACGCACCTTCACCTTCTGGGAGAATCTCTTTCTGTCATTGGTTCTCGGCTGAAGGAACAGAACGTAAATATAAATAATCTCTACCTAAATGTCTCTTTCTTCGGGATCATGGCACCTCTCAGGATTTTCTCATGCAGGGACAAATCGCCGTCTCTGGAAGCCTATCTGTTCTGCTAGACTCGGTGGTGTGCGCCCTTGGACCTTTACTTTGTCTTACACGCCTTACTCCCGAGACGGATGGCTGCCCACCCGAAACCCTCAGTCGCATTTTGGATAACATCGCCTATATTATGCCAGGGTTATAAATGAAACAACTCTACGCTTCGTCTTGTGAACCAAATACGATGTAATATTCTTCTAAATGTCTCCCTGTGTTTCGACATTGGTAGCCAGCCCATGTTTAGCAATTAAACTACGAACTTTCTCCATATCTGAGGGGGGAAATAAATTTCGTTAAGTATAAAAAATCATTCGATTCAACCAAGCAAACTGACCGTAAAGTAAATTTTGCAATTTTGCTGGATCCACCGTCATGGAGACTCCGCTATTTTTCGACATGAGACCTTCGTTAATTTGTAAAGTCAATTCGATTAACTGGGATCCGTCGATTTTCCGCCAGCTCACGTCTTCTAGCTTGTTCCCTATAATGGAAAATAGGTTCttgtattcttttttctgttttggaATTTCATCACagtaaaataataacaaaaacatTCAATCACATAAAACAGTACAAACAATCAAGAATTTAATTCACAAATTTTACTGCTTTGCATAATTTAATGATGCGTACTTACGGCACGTCTTTGCTCAAGATAACTAATCTACCTCTCAACACTCGGGTCTCGTGGGGTAAATATACACAAGTGGGCAAAGCAATCGAGATGAATAGCTTGGCATTGATTGGTGGTGATGCAATTTAATTGCTCATTATCTGAGAGGAGTTGTGAAATGGATTGAAAATGTTTGCATCCTCGACAGCCTATTTTTAGAAACGCATGTTCAATCATCTTCACCGACAAGAACTCCCCATAGTATGGAGGTAATGAAATCGTGTATGTTCGTTAGTCGAGGTCCAATGGGGAAAACCAGGTTGTTAAGCAAAACAACACACGAGCCGGAGCGTGAGGCAGTCGTGCAAACAATTCAGCTCAGTTTCCTCTTCAGTGATTCACAGATCACAGTGGCAGTAATATTTTCGTACCTTTTCTGCTTTTGGGATTCGAAGCATAGCCCCTTTATAGCggaggaaaagaaataaacagaAAGAATTCTCTGTTCATTTAGGGCTATAAGTACACGAGCGtcattaaaattttggaaagCTCGGTTTGACGATGGGTTATCACTGTAAAATTACAGTTGAAATCAAGGACTGGCAGATTTCCCACGATCTTTCCCTCCCGGCACACTATAGGGTTTAAAAACGCGTATAGCAGAAAATGTCTTATTCACATGGGCGTCGACTATTCTAATCACAATGAGACACACGCCCTGTACTCATTTACGTTCGTTACAGTCGTCCGAATACTGGGCATGAATCGTAAATTAAGAGCTTCTCGGCGTAAGTCTGATAATAGTTCTAATTGttaaggaaaataaaaacgacaTAGCGCTAGGTACCATACTTACTCATTAGGCTGTCGCGAATCAAATGCTTTCGAATTGAATCAGCATAATCGTGATGAACTTTGGCCAGTGCTGTAGCATGTTCACGAGGAAGTCCAACTTGTTGTAATTCAGCCCGCAGGTGGTCTTCCCCCGTGGAGAAGCGGGATGCGGATGTCAAGACAAACTGGATGGAGCCAAGCAACGATCGAACATCACTCTCAGCTGTACGCAAAAACAAgcagaaaaagggaaatataGGATAAATGAGACGTTATATCTCTGTTGTACCGGAGAAAGTTTACAGCAAACAATGAGATGATTCCCAAAGGCGATAGACTGCAGTCGTTCGTTGCCTTACAGGCAGAACGCATTCACGCCCCACCCTCTGGACAAGCTAATTTCAAAGCGGGGCATCAAGCCCAAGGAAAAACGTGTCTACCCATTGCGTTTACTGCTGCTAGCTAACAAATACATCCATATGAAATGGCAAATGCACTTACGAAGCTTGGAATCGGCTAGCAAAGAATTACTCTTCTCCAACTGCGTTCCAcatgaaaagaacaaaatcaGCTAGTCACTGCTTGCATTCCAATCAACGAATGACGCACACCATGCAGAATACTCACGTCTATCGCTTCCCCGGTCAAATGACGGGCCACGTGCTGAGTAAGCAACTTCGCCTTCACTGAACTCTGAAAAGAGAAATCGTCGATAGAGAGAAATCGATAGCAATCAACAATCAGTTTTTAGAATCTGGACGGGTTAATGGCAACTCACCAGACGAGAAAGAGTAGCCATTTGGGTGAGGAACCAATCGGGGCAATCTTGGTCGCCACAAAAGCGGAACTTCATTGCGCCGCCTGAATCAGGAAAATGGAAACAGCAGCACTATGATTCCCTCCACCTCTGATAAAGAAacataagaaaagaaacacactTTTAAGAGATTGAACGTTTGTGGTTGATGCATCTGGGAGTCCGATTCGCATACACAGAAAACACAGGCGGAGGCTGGATACGACATAGGCAAATTGGATTGTTTCTGCCCGAcagcttttttgttttagatcTCATCTCACGGCCCTTtgcttttcttatttcttcggtacagggcaataaaaaaacgagGACCGAAAACGAGATTTGTTTGACGCGAAGAAGCGTACCACCAAATAACATGGGATTACCCAAATACGATGAAAATGATTTCCTCGCCTCTTTTCTTAGTAGTTTGCAATGAAGTCGGAAATCCCCAATTAAGTAACAAAATTAAAGAACAAAGAAGAACACGTCAAAGTGAGCTGGCTAACCCAATAAAAATCGTTAGCTATTTATAATCAACTATATA encodes:
- the LOC116924014 gene encoding HMG box-containing protein 4 isoform X1, translating into MASKDEVIGVSRSGRVRKKSSKLLDYESPDETDIRPKRGQNYSARGKPKKSVEPAKARLTVPPLQIRIPKNVSQSSFKQETYEEDASNSDSDEFSNSLDKEELDPYHDDSNSQLDEYEQSDSLMKDAEKMKHHSLNSNFKREMADMEEDSDDHIDLETNSDSEADVDVAGPSDPPHFLGNTKQPSLYLLENAKKKIVLKDGKLVAARQKAQRKDKGKTRFTAYMLWSKEMRPVVSRQNPDLKFDLVSKRLGELWSTVSQAERMTWKRRAMRQGTKSSGGMISTGTKPQPINRIKTTVSSKRVFAGARSTAKPLSPPKQRFASSEGFENVTIAENESSTLTSPPMIVQPRAHELEPLDVATHLHLLGESLSVIGSRLKEQNGQIAVSGSLSVLLDSVVCALGPLLCLTRLTPETDGCPPETLSRILDNIAYIMPGL
- the LOC116924014 gene encoding HMG box-containing protein 4 isoform X2; the protein is MASKDVIGVSRSGRVRKKSSKLLDYESPDETDIRPKRGQNYSARGKPKKSVEPAKARLTVPPLQIRIPKNVSQSSFKQETYEEDASNSDSDEFSNSLDKEELDPYHDDSNSQLDEYEQSDSLMKDAEKMKHHSLNSNFKREMADMEEDSDDHIDLETNSDSEADVDVAGPSDPPHFLGNTKQPSLYLLENAKKKIVLKDGKLVAARQKAQRKDKGKTRFTAYMLWSKEMRPVVSRQNPDLKFDLVSKRLGELWSTVSQAERMTWKRRAMRQGTKSSGGMISTGTKPQPINRIKTTVSSKRVFAGARSTAKPLSPPKQRFASSEGFENVTIAENESSTLTSPPMIVQPRAHELEPLDVATHLHLLGESLSVIGSRLKEQNGQIAVSGSLSVLLDSVVCALGPLLCLTRLTPETDGCPPETLSRILDNIAYIMPGL
- the LOC116924017 gene encoding COMM domain-containing protein 4; the encoded protein is MKFRFCGDQDCPDWFLTQMATLSRLSSVKAKLLTQHVARHLTGEAIDLEKSNSLLADSKLPESDVRSLLGSIQFVLTSASRFSTGEDHLRAELQQVGLPREHATALAKVHHDYADSIRKHLIRDSLMRNKLEDVSWRKIDGSQLIELTLQINEGLMSKNSGVSMTVDPAKLQNLLYDMEKVRSLIAKHGLATNVETQGDI